One Halictus rubicundus isolate RS-2024b chromosome 10, iyHalRubi1_principal, whole genome shotgun sequence genomic window carries:
- the Cpr17 gene encoding cuticular protein 17 isoform X2: MRTLILLALVAAAQCQDPYFKQPEKIVADDRDLGDNRGHYSFTYETEGGIVQRETGSRKYAGTPEETQLIQGSVQYNAPDGTPIAISWTADEFGTQVAGTHVPTPPPIPPAIQRALDWIAKQPSTPEPTEAGKDSPSQQNAVPTNNNRQFKSLRPNQRN, from the coding sequence ATTTTGCTCGCGCTGGTCGCGGCGGCACAATGCCAGGACCCGTACTTCAAGCAGCCTGAGAAGATCGTCGCCGACGACAGGGACCTGGGCGACAATCGTGGCCACTATTCGTTCACGTACGAGACGGAAGGCGGCATTGTGCAGAGGGAGACGGGCAGCCGGAAATACGCCGGCACGCCGGAAGAGACCCAGTTGATCCAGGGTTCTGTGCAGTACAACGCTCCGGACGGCACACCGATCGCGATCAGCTGGACCGCCGACGAATTCGGCACCCAGGTAGCCGGTACTCACGTGCCGACACCGCCACCGATACCGCCTGCAATCCAAAGGGCCCTCGACTGGATCGCGAAACAACCATCCACCCCCGAGCCCACGGAAGCCGGCAAAGACTCGCCCAGCCAGCAGAACGCCGTCCCGACGAATAACAACAGGCAGTTCAAATCGTTGCGGCCGAATCAACGAAACTGA
- the LOC143358379 gene encoding larval cuticle protein LCP-17-like, producing the protein MRGRSSHLARFRQQYINPPVRLALYNEKTTLVIMNALACAVFALFAVSATAAPVESSTPVNIVAYAADGPHPDGSYDFSYETGNGIKAEEHGQLKQVNETNSAIVVQGSYSYTLSDGSPVALSYVADENGFQPKGDHLPTPHPIPAGIQRALEYIAAHPELSTSNPAN; encoded by the exons ATGAGAGGGAGGTCCTCGCACCTCGCAAGGTTTCGGCAGCAGTATATAAACCCGCCCGTTAGACTTGCTCTTTACAACGAGAAAACAACTCTGGTCATCATGAACGCTTTG GCTTGCGCAGTCTTCGCCCTGTTCGCGGTTTCCGCGACAGCTGCTCCAGTGGAGAGCTCCACGCCCGTCAACATCGTCGCGTACGCGGCTGACGGTCCGCACCCGGATGGCTCGTACGATTTCAGCTACGAAACCGGGAACGGCATCAAAGCCGAAGAACACGGTCAACTGAAGCAGGTGAACGAGACGAACTCGGCGATCGTCGTTCAAGGATCGTACAGCTACACACTCAGTGACGGATCCCCCGTAGCCTTGAGCTATGTCGCCGACGAGAATGGCTTCCAGCCAAAGGGCGACCATCTCCCTACTCCTCATCCGATCCCGGCTGGAATTCAGAGAGCTTTGGAGTACATCGCCGCGCATCCCGAGCTGAGCACGTCGAATCCGGCGAACTAA
- the LOC143357816 gene encoding endocuticle structural glycoprotein SgAbd-8-like — translation MYTSLVAVITLASCVAAAPAEEVIPIVSQSQEGPNPDGSYKWSYEAGNGIKAQEEGQLENAGQENEAMKAEGSFSYASDDGQQISLTYVANADGFQPQGAHLPTTPEIPPLIQKALDWIAANPSKEDQNQV, via the exons ATGTATACGTCACTG GTAGCCGTGATCACGTTGGCTAGCTGCGTGGCAGCGGCCCCGGCGGAGGAAGTGATCCCAATTGTCAGCCAGAGCCAAGAGGGTCCGAACCCGGACGGTTCGTACAAATGGAGCTACGAGGCCGGGAACGGGATCAAGGCCCAGGAGGAGGGCCAGCTGGAGAACGCGGGCCAGGAGAACGAGGCGATGAAGGCTGAGGGCAGCTTCAGCTACGCCAGTGACGACGGCCAGCAGATCTCGTTGACGTACGTCGCGAACGCTGACGGGTTCCAACCGCAAGGTGCCCACCTGCCCACAACACCTGAGATCCCGCCGCTGATTCAAAAGGCGCTCGATTGGATAGCGGCGAACCCCTCTAAAGAAGACCAAAACCAGGTGTAA